A stretch of Phycisphaerae bacterium DNA encodes these proteins:
- a CDS encoding M55 family metallopeptidase: protein MKVYVCTDLEGVAGIVSTDEQCVATGKYYEQAKRWLTAEVNAAVEGMFEEGVTDALILDGHGPGAISYEDLHPKATLLHGRPTSPREWRNAVVNEYDVAMMIGQHAMAGTRDGVLNHTQNSRTVEYYKLNGTPIGEIAQFALHCGAMGIPMIFLSGDEAACREARELIPAVTAVSVKRGLSRFSAISLAPAEAHRVIREGVREAIRKHRDQPIEPVVWKGPFVLEKRFFHSEVGDAYAGNPQATRLDAKTVRLTGDEIAELIYA from the coding sequence ATGAAGGTCTATGTGTGCACGGACTTGGAAGGCGTGGCGGGAATCGTCAGCACCGATGAGCAGTGCGTGGCCACCGGCAAATACTACGAGCAGGCCAAGCGCTGGCTGACCGCGGAGGTCAACGCGGCCGTTGAAGGCATGTTCGAGGAAGGCGTGACCGACGCGCTGATCCTGGACGGCCACGGGCCCGGCGCGATCAGCTATGAGGACCTGCATCCGAAGGCCACGCTCCTGCACGGCCGGCCGACCTCGCCTCGCGAGTGGCGAAACGCGGTGGTCAACGAGTACGACGTGGCCATGATGATCGGCCAGCACGCGATGGCCGGCACCCGCGACGGCGTGCTCAACCACACCCAGAACAGCCGGACCGTCGAATACTACAAACTTAACGGGACGCCGATCGGCGAGATCGCCCAGTTCGCGCTGCACTGCGGAGCGATGGGGATTCCGATGATCTTCCTGAGCGGCGACGAGGCGGCGTGCCGCGAGGCGCGGGAGTTGATCCCGGCGGTTACCGCCGTGTCGGTCAAACGCGGGCTCAGCCGGTTCAGCGCGATCTCGCTCGCTCCGGCTGAGGCGCATCGCGTCATTCGCGAGGGTGTGCGCGAGGCGATCCGCAAGCACCGCGATCAGCCGATCGAGCCGGTGGTCTGGAAGGGGCCCTTCGTGCTGGAAAAACGCTTCTTCCATTCGGAAGTCGGCGACGCCTACGCCGGCAACCCGCAGGCCACCCGCCTCGACGCCAAGACGGTGCGGTTGACCGGCGACGAGATCGCCGAACTGATCTACGCGTAG